A genomic window from Streptomyces sp. HUAS YS2 includes:
- a CDS encoding class I SAM-dependent methyltransferase gives MNQDHGPDEDAEATRRDAGDAESSRASRGWWDRNADEYQNDHGAFLGDDRFVWGPEGLDEAEAGLLGPAGALKGLDVLEIGAGAAQCSRWLAAQGARPVALDLSHRQLQHALRIGGEVPLVEADAGALPFRDGSFDLACSAYGAVPFVAEPVNVFREVRRVLRPGGRWVFSVTHPIRWAFPDEPGPEGLSVAASYFDRTPYVEQDETGRAVYVEHHRTIGDRVRDVVAGGFRLLDLVEPEWPAWNSQEWGGWSPLRGNLIPGTAIFVCERIDD, from the coding sequence ATGAACCAAGACCACGGACCGGACGAGGACGCGGAGGCGACACGCCGTGACGCGGGGGACGCGGAGAGCAGCCGCGCGAGCCGCGGCTGGTGGGACCGGAACGCCGACGAGTACCAGAACGACCACGGAGCGTTCCTCGGGGACGACCGGTTCGTCTGGGGGCCGGAGGGGCTCGACGAGGCGGAGGCGGGGCTGCTCGGCCCGGCCGGCGCGCTGAAGGGCCTCGACGTCCTGGAGATCGGCGCCGGCGCGGCGCAGTGCTCGCGCTGGCTGGCGGCGCAGGGCGCCCGGCCGGTGGCCCTGGACCTCTCGCACCGGCAGCTCCAGCACGCGCTGCGGATCGGCGGGGAGGTCCCGCTGGTGGAGGCGGACGCGGGCGCGCTGCCGTTCCGGGACGGCTCCTTCGACCTGGCCTGCTCGGCGTACGGCGCGGTGCCGTTCGTCGCGGAGCCGGTGAACGTGTTCCGGGAGGTGCGGCGGGTGCTGCGGCCGGGCGGGCGCTGGGTGTTCTCGGTGACGCACCCGATCCGCTGGGCGTTCCCGGACGAGCCCGGGCCGGAGGGGCTGAGCGTCGCCGCGTCGTACTTCGACCGCACGCCGTACGTCGAGCAGGACGAGACGGGACGCGCGGTGTACGTGGAGCACCACCGGACGATCGGCGACCGGGTGCGGGACGTGGTGGCCGGCGGGTTCCGGCTCCTGGACCTGGTGGAGCCGGAGTGGCCGGCGTGGAACAGCCAAGAGTGGGGCGGCTGGTCCCCGCTGCGGGGGAACCTGATCCCGGGCACGGCGATCTTCGTCTGCGAGCGGATCGACGACTGA
- the hrpB gene encoding ATP-dependent helicase HrpB encodes MIRNDALDRLPVRHAVPELLSALEERGAAVLYAPPGTGKTTLVPLALAGLIGDGPRRRVLVAEPRRMAVRAAARRMAWLLGQEVGEAVGFSVRGERRSGPATRVEVVTTGVLLQRLQRDPELAGVDVALLDECHERHLDADTAMAFLVDVRATLRPELKLIAASATSDAEAWAQLLTVLDGSGPAPVVRATGVGHGYGVRFAAPPAGIRPAHGTWVDPALLRHVAATVRLALATHDGDVLCFLPGTGEIARTAGLLADVDAEVLQLHGRAPAAVQDAVLRGAEPGGRRRVVLSTSVAESSLTVPGVRIVVDSGLAREPRMDHARGLGSLATVPVSVAAATQRSGRSGREAPGTVYRCWAEAADGARARFPSPEIEIADLADFALRVACWGDPTADGLALLDAPPAGAMAAARSVLTAIGAVDAEGRATQRGVRMSRLGLHPRLARALLDSAPEVGARRAAEVVALLSEEPPREYGDDLAAAWREARRGGDGYGARWKAEARRLERALGEAGAGAGARRVVGDDEAAGLVTALAFPERVARARDQGGFLMVSGSGAELADGSRLRASSWLAVAVADRTARSATARVRLAAVVDEEAARAAAGHLLSSGTEVHWEDGDVVARSVERLGAVELTVRPLREGADPGLVRQALLEGLEREGPGLLAWSREATELRERLAFLHREVGVPWPDVSDAALLARVDDWLEPELSRARRRADLGRIAAGEALRRLLPWATGEAARLDELAPERIEVPSGSRIRVDYAGERPVLAVKLQEMFGLTETPRVAGVPVLVHLLSPAGRPAAVTADLASFWRDGYRAVRAELRGRYPKHPWPEDPTTVRATRYTNARLRRE; translated from the coding sequence GTGATCCGAAACGACGCACTCGACCGCCTTCCCGTCCGTCACGCCGTGCCCGAGCTGCTCAGCGCGCTCGAGGAGCGCGGCGCAGCGGTGCTGTACGCGCCTCCCGGCACCGGCAAGACCACGTTGGTGCCGCTCGCGCTCGCGGGTCTTATAGGGGACGGGCCGCGGCGGCGGGTTCTGGTGGCCGAGCCGCGCAGGATGGCGGTCCGGGCGGCGGCGCGGCGGATGGCCTGGCTGCTGGGTCAGGAGGTCGGCGAGGCGGTCGGCTTCTCGGTGCGCGGCGAGCGCCGGTCAGGTCCGGCGACGCGGGTCGAGGTGGTCACCACGGGCGTCCTGCTGCAACGGCTGCAGCGCGATCCGGAGCTCGCGGGTGTCGACGTGGCGCTGCTCGACGAGTGCCACGAGCGGCATCTGGACGCGGACACGGCGATGGCGTTCCTGGTGGACGTGCGGGCGACGCTCCGGCCGGAGCTGAAGCTGATCGCGGCCTCGGCGACGAGCGACGCGGAGGCGTGGGCGCAGCTCCTGACGGTGCTCGACGGCAGCGGGCCCGCGCCCGTCGTGCGGGCGACGGGCGTGGGGCACGGTTACGGGGTGCGGTTCGCCGCGCCGCCCGCGGGCATCAGGCCGGCGCACGGCACCTGGGTGGATCCGGCGCTGCTGCGCCATGTGGCGGCGACGGTCCGGCTGGCCCTTGCGACGCACGACGGCGACGTCCTCTGTTTCCTTCCTGGCACCGGCGAGATCGCGCGGACGGCGGGGCTGCTCGCGGACGTCGACGCGGAGGTCCTCCAGCTGCACGGCCGCGCGCCCGCGGCGGTGCAGGACGCGGTGCTGCGGGGAGCCGAGCCGGGCGGGCGGCGGCGGGTCGTGCTGTCGACCTCGGTGGCCGAGTCCAGCCTGACCGTGCCCGGGGTGCGGATCGTGGTGGACTCGGGGCTCGCCCGGGAGCCCCGCATGGACCACGCCCGGGGCCTCGGCTCGCTGGCGACGGTACCGGTGTCGGTCGCGGCGGCGACGCAGCGCTCGGGCCGTTCGGGGCGCGAGGCCCCCGGCACGGTGTACCGGTGCTGGGCGGAGGCGGCGGACGGCGCCCGGGCCCGGTTCCCCTCCCCCGAGATCGAGATCGCCGACCTCGCGGACTTCGCGCTGCGGGTGGCCTGCTGGGGCGATCCGACTGCGGACGGTCTGGCGCTCCTGGACGCGCCCCCGGCCGGCGCGATGGCGGCGGCCCGTTCGGTGCTGACGGCGATCGGCGCGGTGGACGCGGAGGGGCGGGCCACGCAGCGGGGCGTACGGATGTCCCGGCTCGGGCTGCATCCGCGGCTGGCCCGCGCCCTGCTGGACAGCGCGCCCGAGGTCGGGGCGCGGCGGGCGGCCGAGGTGGTGGCGCTGCTGAGCGAGGAGCCGCCGCGGGAGTACGGGGACGACCTGGCCGCCGCCTGGCGGGAGGCCCGGCGGGGCGGCGACGGGTACGGGGCGCGCTGGAAGGCGGAGGCCAGGCGGTTGGAGCGGGCGCTGGGCGAGGCGGGGGCGGGCGCGGGCGCCCGGCGGGTCGTCGGCGACGACGAGGCGGCCGGGCTGGTGACGGCACTGGCGTTCCCGGAGCGGGTGGCCAGGGCACGGGACCAGGGCGGGTTCCTCATGGTGTCGGGCAGCGGCGCGGAGCTCGCCGACGGCTCGCGGCTGCGGGCGTCCTCGTGGCTGGCGGTCGCGGTGGCGGACCGCACGGCGCGCAGTGCCACGGCCAGGGTGCGCCTCGCGGCGGTCGTCGACGAGGAGGCCGCGCGGGCGGCGGCGGGGCATCTGCTGTCCTCGGGCACGGAGGTGCACTGGGAGGACGGCGACGTGGTCGCCCGGTCCGTGGAGCGCCTGGGGGCGGTGGAGCTGACGGTACGGCCGCTGCGGGAGGGCGCCGACCCCGGGCTCGTACGGCAGGCGCTGCTCGAAGGGCTGGAGCGGGAGGGGCCCGGGCTGCTGGCGTGGAGCAGGGAGGCGACGGAGCTGCGGGAGCGGCTGGCGTTCCTGCACCGCGAGGTGGGCGTGCCGTGGCCGGACGTGTCGGACGCGGCGCTGCTCGCGCGGGTCGACGACTGGCTGGAACCGGAGCTGTCGAGGGCCCGGCGGCGGGCGGACCTGGGGCGCATCGCCGCGGGCGAGGCGCTGCGCCGGCTGCTGCCGTGGGCGACGGGTGAGGCGGCCCGCCTCGACGAGCTGGCGCCGGAGCGGATCGAGGTGCCGAGCGGTTCACGGATACGGGTGGACTACGCGGGCGAGCGGCCGGTGCTGGCGGTGAAGCTCCAGGAGATGTTCGGGCTGACGGAGACTCCGCGGGTGGCGGGGGTGCCGGTGCTGGTGCACCTGCTGTCCCCCGCCGGCCGGCCGGCGGCGGTGACCGCCGACCTGGCGTCGTTCTGGCGGGACGGGTACCGCGCGGTGCGGGCGGAGCTGCGCGGGCGCTATCCGAAGCACCCGTGGCCGGAGGACCCGACGACGGTGCGGGCGACCCGGTACACCAACGCGCGGCTCAGGAGGGAGTGA
- the rpsA gene encoding 30S ribosomal protein S1 — MTSSTETTATTPQVAVNDIGNEEAFLAAIDETIKYFNDGDIVDGVIVKVDRDEVLLDIGYKTEGVIPSRELSIKHDVDPNEVVKVGDEIEALVLQKEDKEGRLILSKKRAQYERAWGTIEKIKEEDGIVTGTVIEVVKGGLILDIGLRGFLPASLVEMRRVRDLQPYVGKELEAKIIELDKNRNNVVLSRRAWLEQTQSEVRQTFLTTLQKGQVRSGVVSSIVNFGAFVDLGGVDGLVHVSELSWKHIDHPSEVVEVGQEVTVEVLDVDMDRERVSLSLKATQEDPWQQFARTHQIGQVVPGKVTKLVPFGAFVRVDEGIEGLVHISELAERHVEIPEQVVQVNDEIFVKVIDIDLERRRISLSLKQANESFGADPASVEFDPTLYGMAASYDDQGNYIYPEGFDPETNDWLEGYEAQREAWETQYAEAQQRFEQHQAQVIKSREADEAAAAEGGAAAPAAAPTGGSYSSESDDNSGALASDEALAALREKLAGGQS, encoded by the coding sequence ATGACGAGCAGCACCGAGACCACCGCCACCACCCCGCAGGTTGCGGTCAACGACATCGGTAACGAGGAAGCCTTCCTCGCCGCGATCGACGAGACGATCAAGTACTTCAACGACGGCGACATCGTCGACGGCGTCATCGTGAAGGTCGACCGGGACGAGGTCCTGCTCGACATCGGTTACAAGACCGAAGGTGTCATCCCGAGCCGCGAGCTCTCGATCAAGCACGACGTCGACCCGAACGAGGTCGTCAAGGTCGGCGACGAGATCGAGGCCCTTGTTCTCCAGAAGGAGGACAAGGAAGGCCGTCTGATCCTCTCGAAGAAGCGCGCCCAGTACGAGCGTGCCTGGGGCACCATCGAGAAGATCAAGGAAGAGGACGGCATCGTCACCGGTACCGTCATCGAGGTCGTCAAGGGTGGTCTCATCCTCGACATCGGCCTCCGCGGCTTCCTCCCGGCCTCCCTGGTCGAGATGCGTCGTGTCCGCGACCTCCAGCCCTACGTGGGCAAGGAGCTCGAGGCGAAGATCATCGAGCTGGACAAGAACCGCAACAACGTGGTCCTGTCCCGCCGCGCCTGGCTCGAGCAGACCCAGTCCGAGGTCCGCCAGACGTTCCTCACGACCCTCCAGAAGGGTCAGGTCCGCTCCGGCGTCGTCTCCTCGATCGTCAACTTCGGTGCCTTCGTGGACCTGGGTGGCGTCGACGGTCTGGTCCACGTCTCCGAGCTGTCCTGGAAGCACATCGACCACCCGTCCGAGGTCGTCGAGGTCGGCCAGGAGGTCACCGTCGAGGTTCTCGACGTGGACATGGACCGCGAGCGTGTCTCCCTGTCGCTGAAGGCGACCCAGGAGGACCCGTGGCAGCAGTTCGCCCGTACCCACCAGATCGGCCAGGTCGTCCCGGGTAAGGTCACGAAGCTGGTTCCGTTCGGTGCGTTCGTCCGCGTGGACGAGGGCATCGAGGGTCTGGTCCACATCTCCGAGCTGGCCGAGCGCCACGTGGAGATCCCGGAGCAGGTCGTCCAGGTCAACGACGAGATCTTCGTCAAGGTCATCGACATCGACCTCGAGCGTCGTCGCATCAGCCTCTCGCTGAAGCAGGCCAACGAGTCCTTCGGTGCCGACCCGGCCTCGGTCGAGTTCGACCCGACCCTGTACGGCATGGCCGCGTCCTACGACGACCAGGGCAACTACATCTACCCCGAGGGCTTCGACCCCGAGACCAACGACTGGCTCGAGGGCTACGAGGCTCAGCGCGAGGCCTGGGAGACCCAGTACGCCGAGGCGCAGCAGCGCTTCGAGCAGCACCAGGCCCAGGTCATCAAGTCCCGCGAGGCCGACGAGGCCGCCGCTGCCGAGGGTGGCGCCGCCGCTCCGGCCGCCGCGCCGACCGGTGGCTCCTACTCCTCGGAGTCGGACGACAACTCCGGCGCCCTGGCGTCGGACGAGGCCCTCGCCGCGCTGCGCGAGAAGCTGGCCGGCGGCCAGAGCTGA